In Marasmius oreades isolate 03SP1 chromosome 3, whole genome shotgun sequence, a single window of DNA contains:
- a CDS encoding uncharacterized protein (antiSMASH:Cluster_3.2) has protein sequence MDTVIANQQNHSRRFPPEIEIMFLLARKKDREFLAKCSLVCSEWHFIARQYLFSSILVRSSQIQDLVDLAERYPENSLVDRLVILRISSESYRPMRERQGPWYISPDNGLCAKTFQSVTSLSIVNVMFRHIWDLIDVVCQFSALEKLFIRYWLPSSSRDPFRSTDQSPAIAPIPVERFPKGLKAVSLDVGRNLSLFYTLLIGLTPQVDAYEIWAIGGVDLPCLQECIFTAGQRGPDGQKWELDFADPHLRSGESLIHYLNLPRDNNKISRLRLGGFLSWNGATSLFNSFRSYPVEELGRLESISLPQVRLKVPEYREDLVALDRALDSPYFSQLKEVRFSVLPDHSDVIGSVRAFSKLVKHHCQRKRLFKPRVTKLDGR, from the coding sequence ATGGACACCGTCATCGCAAATCAGCAAAATCATAGCAGGCGCTTTCCGCCGGAAATTGAAATCATGTTTCTCCTCGCACGAAAGAAAGACCGCGAATTCTTAGCTAAATGTTCCCTCGTCTGTTCCGAGTGGCATTTCATCGCTCGACAATACCTATTCTCTTCCATCCTCGTCCGTTCATCTCAAATCCAGGACCTCGTTGATCTCGCCGAACGTTACCCCGAAAATAGCCTCGTTGATCGCCTAGTCATATTGAGAATATCCAGCGAATCATATCGCCCAATGCGGGAACGGCAAGGACCATGGTATATCTCACCAGACAATGGGCTTTGTGCAAAAACCTTCCAATCCGTGACATCCCTGTCCATCGTCAACGTCATGTTTCGGCACATCTGGGATCTAATCGACGTCGTTTGTCAGTTTTCCGCCCTCGAAAAGCTTTTCATTCGATATTGGCTCCCGTCCTCGAGCAGAGACCCTTTTCGATCTACTGACCAGTCTCCTGCAATCGCCCCAATTCCGGTTGAGAGGTTTCCGAAGGGACTGAAGGCCGTCTCCCTTGACGTTGGGAGAAATCTCAGTCTTTTCTACACCCTGTTGATTGGACTGACCCCACAGGTAGATGCGTACGAGATATGGGCTATCGGAGGCGTCGATTTACCGTGCTTGCAGGAATGCATTTTCACAGCCGGACAGAGGGGACCGGATGGCCAGAAGTGGGAGCTTGACTTCGCGGATCCACATTTGAGATCGGGAGAAAGTCTCATACATTATCTCAACCTCCCCAGAGACAACAACAAGATCTCCAGGCTTCGTTTGGGAGGGTTTTTGTCGTGGAATGGGGCTACTAGTTTGTTTAACTCGTTTCGATCTTATCCGGTCGAGGAACTGGGGAGGTTGGAGTCTATTTCCCTTCCGCAGGTCCGGTTGAAGGTGCCGGAATACCGAGAAGATTTGGTTGCGTTGGATCGTGCATTAGATTCCCCGTATTTTTCTCAGTTGAAGGAAGTACGATTCTCTGTCCTACCCGACCACTCGGACGTGATAGGATCTGTCCGTGCGTTTTCTAAACTGGTAAAGCATCACTGCCAAAGGAAGCGGCTTTTCAAGCCGCGTGTGACCAAGTTAGATGGTCGCTGA